A genomic region of Papaver somniferum cultivar HN1 chromosome 7, ASM357369v1, whole genome shotgun sequence contains the following coding sequences:
- the LOC113300100 gene encoding dof zinc finger protein DOF5.6-like: MGLTSLQVCMDTSEWLHDAVHKENGLDHSSSPSGGDMISACSRPAMLERRLRPPHDHALKCPRCDSAHTKFCYYNNYSLSQPRYFCKTCRRYWTKGGSLRNIPVGGGCRKNNKRVSSASSSKKSTPTSPSNDQLHQTLNQLLSVNSSPNNGSTTTDLHLSFPHEHHSQLSSHFSTLFGNSSSSGGVELGNLSSFMENKYNALLDNPIRQVDFMECTKYDKIVGNPASSSINNHDFMSNSGEPSSDEHLGNLLAGLGNHHHHHNHNGFNTNSSNFNSLNPFGNNYDCESSLMMMNNSCQRLMQLPFDRNHQGSSDGVIDQDHVDGYDVKPNKHFLSLDQWHDHNNNNNQQGCPDVLGKDSFGYNNFNSLGSWPGAAVAMLNGYGSSHQQANSLV, encoded by the exons ATGGGTCTCACTTCACTTCAAGTTTGCATGGATACTTCAGAATGGCTTCAT GACGCAGTTCACAAGGAAAACGGACTAGATcattcttcatcaccatcaggaGGAGATATGATAAGTGCATGTTCCAGACCTGCTATGTTAGAGAGAAGATTAAGACCACCACATGATCATGCTCTAAAATGTCCTAGATGTGATTCAGCACATACAAAGTTTTGTTACTATAACAATTATAGTCTATCTCAACCAAGATACTTTTGTAAGACATGCAGAAGGTATTGGACTAAAGGAGGTTCACTGAGAAACATCCCTGTTGGTGGTGGTTGTAGAAAGAATAATAAAAGAGTTTCATCAGCATCATCGTCCAAGAAATCAACACCCACATCACCCTCAAACGATCAACTCCATCAAACCCTTAATCAACTTTTGTCGGTTAATTCATCGCCTAACAACGGTTCGACAACAACCGATTTGCATCTTTCGTTTCCTCATGAACATCATTCACAGTTATCATCACATTTTTCTACATTATTCGGTAACTCGTCTTCTAGTGGAGGAGTAGAGCTTGGGAATCTAAGTAGTTTCATggaaaacaaatataatgcattgTTAGATAACCCAATTAGACAAGTTGATTTTATGGAGTGTACTAAATACGACAAGATTGTAGGAAACCCAGCTAGTTCAAGTATTAATAACCATGATTTTATGAGTAACAGTGGTGAACCTAGTAGTGACGAGCACTTGGGTAATCTCCTTGCTGGATTAGgaaaccatcatcatcatcataatcataatggaTTTAATACAAATTCTTCAAACTTTAATAGCCTTAATCCATTCGGAAACAACTATGATTGTGAATCAtctttgatgatgatgaacaacTCGTGTCAAAGGCTAATGCAGCTTCCATTTGATCGCAATCATCAAGGAAGTAGCGACGGCGTCATCGATCAAGATCACGTTGATGGATATGACGTGAAGCCCAACAAACACTTTTTATCTCTGGATCAATGGCACgatcacaataataataataaccaaCAAGGATGTCCTGATGTACTTGGGAAAGATTCATTTGGTTATAACAATTTCAATAGTCTTGGTTCGTGGCCTGGCGCAGCCGTTGCTATGTTGAATGGTTATGGCTCATCTCATCAGCAAGCAAACTCATTAGTATAG